DNA from Granulicella arctica:
ACACCCGACGCCCTGACCTTGTACGCCGCTCGCGAACCGCTCATTCTGCAAGCTCTCCGCACTCCGCCGCCTACAGCAGCAATGCCTATACACGTTCTCTACGCCGACGGCCTTGCCTACGCCGCACTCCAACAGTTCGCAGGTGATCCACAAGCTGCTGCCAAGACCATCTCCGAACTGGATCTAGCCACGCCCTCCTCCCTCTCACCCGACGACTCCATCCCAATCGCCGAAACTCGACGCCAGTATGCGCTGCTCGGCACTCATCTCCCCCGCATTCCACTGACTGTCTCGCTCTTCTCCGTCGGCGAGACACCGCGCATCAATCCCAACTATGGCAACGCTACAGTCTTCTTTCTATTCCCCGACTGGTGCGCCCAGTGCGTCCGCATGGCCCAGCAGCTCCGCCCCACGCTCTACCGGATCAGCCAGAACGACGTCCATCTCTACGGTCTACTCGCACAACCAGCTCCATCTGTTGCCGCTCCACCGCACGCTTCCGCCCGCTCCAGATCAGTAGGAAAGGAGCCACCAGAACCAGAGTCCCCCAAAACTCCCTCCGAGCTCCTTCGCGGCACGCCGACCCTGATCGTCCCACCTGCGACCATCGCCACCTTCGCTGCGACTGACTTTCCTCTTCTCATCGCAACCGGCCCGGACGGAATCATCCGTTTTATCCAGCCCGCACCCGAGAACGCCCTCAATCCCGGCGACTTCCTCGACCAGGTCACCAACCATATCGCCCAACAATGGCCCCGCGAAACACCGGCCCAATCCGTATTGGGACCCGGTTCTGCACAGCCCTGACCTCCGTCTCAGCCCTTTCCCATCTGCTATTCTGATCGTTGCAAACCTGCATTGAACCGGAGTACATCCATGGCAAAAGGCGTCAACAAAGTTCTTCTCCTCGGCAACGTCGGCAAAGACCCCGAGATCCGCGCAACCGCCGGTGGCACCCAGGTCGCCAGCTTTACCCTCGCTACAGCTGACCGCGCCAAAGATGCCCAGGGCAACTGGGCCGACAAGACCGAATGGCACAACCTCGTCGCCTTCAACCGTACCGCTGAGATCGTTCGCGATTACGTCAAAAAGGGCACCCAGCTCTACATCGAGGGCAAGATCCAGACCCGCTCCTGGGACGACAAAGAGTCCGGTCAGAAGAAGTACCGCACTGAGATTCTAGTCAACGAGATGACGCTGCTCGGCAAACCCGGCGAAGGCGGCGGCTCGAGCGGCGGCGGCTATTCAAAGTCCAACACCGCCAGCTACGATCAGCGCACCCCAGCTAGCTCCAGCCAGCCCGATTATGCTGACACCGGCATCACTGACGACGATATCCCGTTCTAATTTCCACCATTTCAAATTTATTGCACGAGAGCGGCAACTCCCTCATCCAGAGAGAGTTGCCGCTCTCGTATTGGAAGCAGCCAATTATCCTTACCGCCTCTGAGGTCTCCTCCTGAAGCTTTACGATTTGCTTACACTTTTTGAGCTAACCTTTGTTCCAGGTTGACTTTGCCCACCAAGTCGACCGACGGAGCACCTCATGTCGTTCTTCGATCTCGTCGCCGGCAAGCCTCTCGCAACGTCGGAAGAGCGCGCTGAACACATCGGTCCGATCGCTGGCATTCCAGTCTTCGGCCTCGATGCGCTCAGCTCTGCGGCCTATGGTCCCGAAGCCGCACTCACGCTTCTGATTCCGCTGGGCGTAGCGGGCATCACGCATATCGTATCCATCAGCTTCGCTATTATCGCGCTGTTGGCGATCGTCTTCTTCTCCTACTGCCAGACCATCGACGCCTACCCCAATGGCGGCGGCAGCTACACCGTAGCCAGCGAAAACCTCGGCGAGACCGCCGGCCTGCTCGCTGCCGCGGCACTGATGATCGACTACATCCTCAATGCCGCTGTCGGAATCTCTGCAGGTGTAGGTGCGCTGGTTTCCGCGTTTCCCGCGCTTCTACCCCACACACTAGCTCTCTGCCTCACAATTCTGCTGATCCTTACGCTGATCAACATGCGCGGAACCAAGGACACCGGCGTTGCCTTCCTGCTCCCGACGTACCTATTCATCGGCACACTGTTGGTGGTCATCCTCATCGGAGCGATTCGCGCCATCGCTGCGAGCGGCCATCCCGTTCCGATCATCGCCCCACCGCATCTACCGGTAGCGACCTCCATGTTGTCCCTCTGGTTGCTCGCCAAAGTCTTTGCCAGTGGATGCACCGCCATGACCGGCGTCGAAGCCGTATCGAACGGCGTCGCTGCCTTCCGAGAACCCACGCAGCGCAATGCCAAGCGCACTCTCA
Protein-coding regions in this window:
- a CDS encoding single-stranded DNA-binding protein translates to MAKGVNKVLLLGNVGKDPEIRATAGGTQVASFTLATADRAKDAQGNWADKTEWHNLVAFNRTAEIVRDYVKKGTQLYIEGKIQTRSWDDKESGQKKYRTEILVNEMTLLGKPGEGGGSSGGGYSKSNTASYDQRTPASSSQPDYADTGITDDDIPF